A region of Rhodanobacteraceae bacterium DNA encodes the following proteins:
- a CDS encoding Nitrous oxide reductase maturation transmembrane protein NosY: MSAVLTVAWKEFRDDFRNRWTVALAVLFALLALGIAWFGAAAAGRIGFTSFDATLASLTTLGAFVIPLIGLLIAYDTIVGERDDGTLLLMLSYPLARGQLVSGKFLGHCAALAAATFAGFVLAVAIMQWLQASAQTLQAWLYIGRFILSASLLGASFVGLACLISVTTTSKSRAAGLALIGWLVSVVLFDLALLALLVVSGGNAIERAVYPYLLLLNPVDVFRLVNLATLGGGAGDELLTGMTAGHAYPPALLYAVLLAWAVLPFAWAALAFRGKEV, from the coding sequence ATGAGCGCGGTGCTGACGGTGGCATGGAAGGAATTCCGCGACGATTTCCGCAATCGCTGGACGGTGGCGCTGGCGGTGCTGTTCGCGCTGCTGGCACTGGGCATCGCGTGGTTCGGCGCCGCCGCGGCGGGCCGGATCGGCTTCACCTCGTTCGACGCGACGCTGGCGAGCCTGACCACGCTCGGCGCCTTCGTGATTCCCCTGATCGGCCTCCTGATCGCCTACGACACCATCGTCGGCGAGCGCGACGACGGCACGCTGCTCTTGATGCTGAGTTATCCGCTGGCGCGCGGCCAGCTCGTCAGCGGCAAGTTCCTCGGCCATTGCGCGGCGCTGGCGGCGGCGACGTTCGCGGGCTTCGTGCTGGCCGTCGCGATCATGCAATGGCTGCAGGCTTCCGCGCAGACGCTGCAGGCGTGGTTGTACATCGGCCGCTTCATCCTGAGCGCATCGCTGCTCGGCGCGAGTTTCGTCGGCCTCGCCTGCCTCATCAGCGTCACCACCACCAGCAAGTCGCGCGCGGCGGGCCTCGCGCTGATCGGCTGGCTGGTCAGCGTGGTGCTGTTCGACCTCGCGCTGCTGGCGCTGCTGGTGGTGAGCGGCGGCAACGCGATCGAGCGCGCGGTGTATCCGTACCTGCTGTTGCTGAACCCGGTGGACGTGTTCCGGCTGGTCAACCTCGCGACGCTGGGCGGCGGCGCCGGCGACGAATTGCTGACCGGGATGACCGCGGGGCACGCGTACCCGCCCGCGCTGCTGTACGCCGTGCTGCTGGCGTGGGCGGTGCTGCCATTCGCGTGGGCGGCGCTGGCGTTCCGCGGCAAGGAAGTGTGA
- a CDS encoding Ubiquinone biosynthesis hydroxylase, UbiH/UbiF/VisC/COQ6 family, giving the protein MKSDALIIGAGPAGLCLSLAFAARGMQVDLIDRQPAEALAAPAFDGREIALTHRSIRLLRELGVWDRIPAEGRASLRRARVMDGADPGFAVDGAAFGRDRLGVLVSNHHIRAAAWQAAADDPRIRVHAGVAVAAVASDARAARVQLVDGRMFEAPLLVAADSRFSETRRALGIAAHMHDFGVSMLLCRMRHSMANDGTAWEWFGHAQTRALLPLDTHLSSVVLTVHGVEAQRLLELSPEAFAAEIAALYEGRLGDVELASTRHAYPLVATWARRFTGTRFALAGDAAVGMHPVTAHGFNLGLASIELLARAAGDGFERHGDPGDAAMLARYQRRHRIASAPLFAGTQSVAGLFTDRRPRAQPLRRALMRAGRGLPPLRRALAAGLVDETPRPLPLLRHARIAFEILRPRPHGVRT; this is encoded by the coding sequence ATGAAGAGCGATGCCCTGATCATTGGCGCCGGCCCCGCCGGTCTGTGCCTGTCGCTGGCCTTCGCCGCGCGCGGAATGCAGGTCGACCTCATCGACCGCCAGCCGGCCGAAGCGCTGGCCGCGCCCGCTTTTGACGGGCGCGAGATCGCACTGACGCACCGGTCGATCCGCCTGTTGCGCGAACTGGGCGTGTGGGACCGCATCCCCGCCGAGGGCCGCGCGTCGTTGCGGCGCGCGCGGGTGATGGACGGCGCCGATCCCGGGTTCGCGGTGGACGGCGCGGCGTTCGGGCGTGATCGGCTCGGCGTGCTGGTGTCCAATCACCACATCCGCGCGGCGGCGTGGCAGGCGGCAGCGGACGATCCGCGCATCCGCGTGCACGCGGGCGTGGCGGTCGCGGCGGTGGCCAGCGACGCCCGTGCGGCGCGCGTGCAGCTCGTCGACGGACGCATGTTCGAAGCGCCGCTGCTGGTGGCCGCCGACAGCCGTTTCTCGGAAACCCGCCGCGCGCTGGGCATCGCGGCGCACATGCACGATTTCGGCGTGAGCATGCTGCTGTGCCGGATGCGCCATTCGATGGCGAACGACGGCACCGCGTGGGAGTGGTTCGGACATGCGCAGACGCGCGCGCTGCTGCCGCTCGACACGCATCTTTCGTCCGTGGTGCTGACCGTGCACGGCGTCGAGGCGCAACGCCTGCTGGAGCTGTCGCCGGAAGCGTTTGCTGCGGAGATCGCCGCGCTTTACGAGGGCAGGCTGGGCGACGTCGAACTCGCGAGCACGCGCCACGCGTATCCGCTGGTGGCGACCTGGGCGCGGCGTTTCACGGGCACGCGCTTTGCACTCGCGGGCGACGCCGCGGTGGGCATGCATCCGGTGACGGCGCATGGCTTCAATCTCGGCCTCGCCAGCATCGAACTGCTCGCGCGGGCGGCAGGCGATGGCTTCGAGCGGCACGGCGATCCCGGCGACGCGGCGATGCTGGCGCGCTACCAGCGCCGCCACCGGATCGCGAGCGCGCCCTTGTTCGCCGGCACCCAATCCGTGGCTGGACTGTTCACCGACCGGCGTCCACGGGCGCAACCGCTGCGCCGCGCGCTCATGCGCGCCGGACGCGGGTTGCCGCCGTTGCGGCGCGCGCTTGCCGCGGGCCTAGTGGATGAAACGCCGCGTCCGCTTCCCCTGTTGCGCCACGCTCGCATCGCCTTCGAGATCCTGCGGCCACGCCCTCACGGCGTTCGCACCTGA
- a CDS encoding 3-oxoacyl-[acyl-carrier-protein] synthase, KASI, with protein sequence MRRVVVTGMGIVSCLGNLPVTVANALREGTSGIRAVSEFAAHGLRSQIAGVPDIDLDAAIDRKLKRFMGDAAAYACVAMREAIADAGFALEQIRHPRIGVIAGSGGGSARWQIETADLLRARGLRKVGPFMVPRTMCSTVSAALVTAFGILGLSYSISAACATSAHCIGAAADAIRHGAQDVVFAGGGEEVHWGMAAQFDAMGALSTARNDTPAAASRPYDAHRDGFVIAGGGGMLVLEEYEHAKRRGANIHAELVGYGVTSDGADMVTPGGDGAVRSMRMALATAGKPVDYLNTHGTATPIGDIAELDAVRAVFGDAVPPLSSTKSLTGHSLGAAGVHEAIYSLLMLEGGFVAGSANIDEIDPRAEPFPIVRESRPARLATVMSNSFGFGGTNASLVFSRA encoded by the coding sequence ATGCGGCGCGTGGTGGTGACCGGCATGGGCATCGTGTCCTGCCTCGGCAATCTTCCGGTCACGGTCGCGAATGCCTTGCGCGAGGGCACCAGCGGGATCCGCGCGGTGTCGGAATTCGCCGCGCACGGGCTGCGCAGTCAGATCGCCGGCGTGCCGGACATCGATCTCGATGCGGCGATCGATCGCAAGCTCAAGCGTTTCATGGGCGACGCGGCGGCATACGCCTGCGTGGCGATGCGCGAGGCGATCGCCGACGCCGGGTTTGCGCTGGAGCAGATTCGCCATCCGCGCATCGGCGTGATCGCGGGTTCCGGCGGCGGCTCGGCGCGCTGGCAGATCGAAACGGCCGACCTGCTGCGTGCCCGGGGTTTGCGCAAGGTCGGGCCGTTCATGGTGCCGCGCACGATGTGCTCGACCGTGTCGGCGGCGCTGGTGACCGCGTTCGGCATCCTGGGCCTGAGCTATTCGATCTCCGCAGCCTGCGCCACCTCGGCGCATTGCATCGGCGCGGCGGCCGACGCGATCCGGCACGGCGCGCAGGACGTGGTGTTCGCGGGCGGCGGCGAGGAAGTGCACTGGGGCATGGCCGCGCAGTTCGATGCGATGGGCGCGCTGTCCACCGCACGCAACGACACGCCGGCTGCGGCGTCGCGGCCCTACGACGCGCACCGCGACGGCTTCGTGATCGCGGGGGGCGGCGGCATGCTGGTGCTGGAGGAATACGAGCACGCGAAACGGCGCGGCGCCAACATCCACGCCGAGCTGGTCGGCTACGGCGTCACGTCGGACGGTGCCGACATGGTGACGCCGGGCGGCGACGGCGCGGTGCGCAGCATGCGCATGGCGCTCGCGACGGCGGGAAAGCCCGTCGATTATCTCAACACCCACGGCACCGCTACGCCGATCGGCGACATCGCCGAACTCGACGCAGTGCGGGCAGTGTTCGGTGACGCGGTGCCGCCGCTGTCCTCGACCAAATCGCTGACCGGGCACTCGCTCGGCGCGGCCGGGGTGCACGAGGCCATCTACAGCCTGCTCATGCTGGAGGGCGGTTTCGTGGCGGGCTCGGCCAACATCGACGAGATCGACCCGCGCGCCGAGCCTTTTCCGATCGTGCGCGAAAGCCGCCCGGCGCGGCTCGCCACCGTGATGTCCAACAGCTTCGGCTTCGGCGGCACCAACGCATCGCTGGTATTCTCCAGGGCGTGA
- a CDS encoding Nitrous oxide reductase maturation protein, outer-membrane lipoprotein NosL has protein sequence MRLRVQLISRFSRCFALLALVLLVAACSGKPAPARHAVDVQPDDVCAVCGMELSASPGPRGQAWVAGKARPLMFDSTRDFLAYVLQPENQSGLRELFVQDTARIDWQHPGRDAASFIDARRAVYVAWQPLPGSMGPTFAPFANRAAAEAFVRTHGGAVLAFDAITPELVATLAYHCPAAASAGDAHCMAPPASAQIASPPH, from the coding sequence ATGCGATTGCGCGTGCAACTGATTTCGCGTTTCAGCCGTTGCTTTGCACTGCTGGCGCTGGTGCTGCTCGTCGCCGCGTGCAGCGGCAAGCCCGCGCCCGCCCGGCACGCGGTGGACGTGCAACCGGACGACGTCTGCGCCGTGTGCGGGATGGAGTTGTCCGCCTCGCCCGGCCCGCGCGGACAGGCGTGGGTCGCAGGCAAGGCGCGGCCGCTGATGTTCGACTCGACCCGCGATTTCCTCGCGTACGTGCTGCAACCGGAAAACCAGTCCGGCCTGCGGGAATTGTTCGTGCAGGACACCGCGCGCATCGACTGGCAGCATCCCGGCCGCGACGCCGCGAGCTTCATCGACGCGCGCCGCGCGGTGTACGTCGCGTGGCAACCGCTGCCAGGTTCGATGGGCCCCACCTTCGCGCCGTTCGCCAACCGCGCGGCGGCCGAAGCGTTCGTCCGCACGCACGGCGGCGCGGTGCTGGCGTTCGACGCGATCACCCCGGAACTCGTGGCCACGCTCGCTTACCACTGCCCCGCCGCGGCATCCGCAGGCGACGCGCACTGCATGGCGCCACCTGCGTCCGCGCAGATCGCTTCACCTCCCCACTGA
- a CDS encoding Azurin, translating into MLRQVFALVVLGLLSTPLWAANCAATVEANDAMQFNVSSITVPASCKSFTVTLKHTGKLPRNVMGHDWVLTTAANEPGVVTDGVQAGLDHNYVKPGDPRVIAATKIIGGGETASTSFKPSALKPGTDYTFFCSYPGHAAVMKGTVKLIK; encoded by the coding sequence ATGTTGCGCCAAGTTTTTGCCCTCGTTGTGCTGGGCCTGCTCTCCACACCCCTGTGGGCCGCCAATTGCGCGGCCACCGTCGAAGCCAACGACGCCATGCAATTCAATGTTTCCAGCATCACCGTGCCGGCGAGCTGCAAGAGCTTCACGGTCACGCTCAAACACACCGGCAAGTTGCCGCGCAATGTGATGGGCCACGATTGGGTCTTGACCACCGCGGCGAACGAACCCGGCGTGGTCACCGATGGCGTGCAGGCCGGACTCGACCACAACTACGTCAAGCCGGGAGATCCGCGCGTGATCGCGGCCACGAAAATCATCGGCGGCGGCGAGACCGCCTCGACGAGCTTCAAGCCCTCGGCACTGAAACCGGGAACGGACTACACCTTCTTCTGCTCGTATCCCGGGCACGCAGCCGTGATGAAGGGCACGGTCAAGTTGATCAAGTAA
- a CDS encoding Twin-arginine translocation protein TatA has translation MFGLNGISHWLILLALVLLIFGTGKLRHAGRDLGNAIAGFRKGLKDELPGETATPAPDRPAAGEKRQS, from the coding sequence ATGTTCGGCCTGAACGGCATCTCGCACTGGCTCATCCTGCTGGCACTGGTGTTGCTGATCTTCGGCACCGGCAAACTGCGCCACGCCGGCCGCGACCTCGGCAACGCCATCGCCGGCTTCCGCAAGGGACTCAAGGATGAACTTCCGGGCGAAACGGCGACGCCCGCGCCGGACCGGCCTGCCGCGGGCGAAAAACGGCAGTCATGA
- a CDS encoding Nitrous oxide reductase maturation protein NosD, whose translation MRTPTFLAILLLALAPALPAHAQESLAAVIAAAPPGATVTVPAGVHPVRGLRLDKPITLIGEPGAILDAGGTGDVLRIGAADVTVRGLTLRHGGADLTAENAGIFVEQKARDVTLDHNRIEDTLFGIYLDGPANVRVTYNVIRGLRALHGADRGDGIHMWNDTGCTIEDNDIAGSRDGIYVYVSSHNSFARNEVQDVRYGVHYMYSNDNVLMENTSRGNVAGFALMSSDHLKVTGNIAEDDEAYGFLLNYISYSEFSGNEARRITGQPNGAGATLEGGEGKGLFVYLSQFNDFHDNLVADSEIGIHMTAGSEHNRVWGNRFVDNRVQVKYVQNLAQEWSVHGRGNYWSDYLGWDLAGDGIGDIPFRPNDGVDVLLWKYPAARSLMSSPAVLLLRYVQRAFPVFTPPSVQDSHPLMHAPATPGPEHVARN comes from the coding sequence ATGCGCACGCCGACTTTCCTCGCGATCCTGCTGCTGGCGCTGGCGCCGGCCTTGCCCGCGCACGCGCAGGAATCGCTGGCCGCGGTCATCGCCGCGGCGCCGCCTGGCGCCACGGTCACGGTGCCCGCGGGCGTGCATCCGGTGCGCGGACTGCGGCTCGACAAGCCCATCACGCTGATCGGCGAGCCGGGCGCGATCCTCGACGCGGGCGGCACGGGCGACGTGCTGCGCATCGGCGCCGCGGACGTGACGGTGCGCGGGCTCACGCTCCGGCACGGCGGCGCCGACCTCACCGCCGAGAACGCCGGCATCTTCGTGGAACAGAAAGCCCGCGACGTGACGCTCGACCACAACCGCATCGAGGACACGCTGTTCGGCATCTACCTCGACGGCCCCGCCAACGTCCGGGTCACGTACAACGTGATCCGCGGCCTGCGCGCGCTGCACGGGGCCGACCGCGGCGACGGCATCCACATGTGGAACGACACCGGCTGCACCATCGAAGACAACGACATCGCCGGCTCGCGCGATGGCATCTACGTGTACGTGAGTTCGCACAACAGCTTCGCGCGCAACGAGGTGCAGGACGTGCGCTACGGCGTCCACTACATGTATTCGAACGACAATGTGTTGATGGAAAACACCAGCCGCGGCAACGTCGCCGGTTTCGCGCTGATGTCGTCCGATCACCTGAAGGTCACCGGCAACATCGCCGAGGACGACGAAGCCTACGGATTCCTCCTCAACTACATCTCGTACAGCGAGTTCAGCGGCAACGAGGCGCGCCGCATCACCGGACAGCCGAACGGCGCGGGCGCGACGCTCGAAGGCGGCGAAGGCAAGGGCCTGTTCGTCTATCTCTCGCAGTTCAACGATTTTCACGACAACCTGGTCGCGGATTCCGAGATCGGCATCCACATGACCGCCGGCTCGGAACACAACCGCGTCTGGGGCAACCGCTTCGTGGACAACCGCGTGCAGGTGAAGTACGTGCAGAACCTCGCGCAGGAATGGTCGGTGCACGGCCGCGGCAACTACTGGAGCGATTACCTCGGCTGGGATCTCGCCGGCGACGGCATCGGCGACATCCCGTTCCGTCCCAACGACGGCGTGGACGTGCTGCTGTGGAAATACCCCGCCGCGCGCAGCCTGATGTCGAGCCCGGCGGTGCTGCTGCTGCGCTATGTGCAGCGCGCGTTTCCCGTGTTCACGCCGCCCTCGGTGCAGGACAGCCATCCGCTGATGCACGCCCCCGCCACGCCCGGACCCGAACATGTCGCACGCAATTGA
- a CDS encoding Nitrous oxide reductase maturation protein NosF (ATPase) — MSHAIEFDGLTKRYGALVALDGVSASVPRGQVVGLLGHNGAGKSTLIKLILGLIQPSAGRLEVLGHAPWRAPALRLHIGYLPENAAFYPNLTGRELLDYLARLKRADRRQVPALLERVGLADAADRRVGTYSKGMRQRVGLAQALLGTPELLLLDEPTTGLDPQASREFYRIVAELRADGRCVVISSHLLAELEPHIDGALILRQGRLLAAGSLAELGDAAALPARVLLRPYASAAHELLDRLANRKLSIRQRPDGRLELELPRATKLHALRELAGDPAVADLDVREPTLAQLYGWLGATPAHTEEEHA; from the coding sequence ATGTCGCACGCAATTGAATTCGATGGCCTGACCAAGCGCTACGGCGCGCTCGTCGCGCTCGACGGCGTCAGCGCCAGCGTGCCGCGCGGTCAAGTGGTCGGCCTGCTCGGCCACAACGGCGCGGGCAAGTCCACGCTGATCAAGCTGATCCTCGGCCTGATCCAGCCCAGCGCCGGCCGTCTCGAAGTGCTCGGCCACGCGCCGTGGCGCGCGCCGGCGCTGAGGTTGCACATCGGCTACCTGCCCGAGAACGCTGCGTTTTATCCCAACCTTACCGGGCGCGAACTGCTGGATTACCTCGCGCGGCTGAAACGCGCGGACCGGCGCCAGGTGCCGGCGCTGCTGGAACGCGTCGGTCTTGCCGACGCCGCCGACCGGCGCGTCGGCACGTACTCCAAGGGCATGCGCCAGCGCGTCGGCCTCGCGCAGGCGCTGCTCGGCACACCCGAACTGTTGCTGCTGGACGAACCCACCACCGGCCTCGATCCGCAGGCCAGCCGCGAGTTCTACCGCATCGTCGCCGAGTTGCGCGCGGACGGCCGCTGCGTGGTGATCTCCTCGCACCTCCTGGCGGAACTGGAACCGCATATTGACGGCGCGTTGATCCTGCGCCAGGGCCGCCTGCTCGCCGCGGGCAGCCTGGCCGAACTCGGCGATGCGGCGGCGTTGCCCGCGCGCGTGCTGCTGCGTCCGTACGCCAGCGCCGCGCACGAACTGCTGGATCGGCTGGCCAACCGCAAGCTGTCGATCCGGCAGCGGCCGGACGGCCGGCTGGAACTGGAGCTGCCGCGCGCGACCAAGCTGCACGCGCTGCGCGAACTGGCCGGTGATCCCGCGGTCGCCGACCTCGACGTGCGCGAACCGACCCTGGCGCAACTCTACGGCTGGCTCGGCGCCACGCCGGCGCACACCGAGGAGGAACACGCATGA
- a CDS encoding Nitrate/nitrite transporter NarK/U 1 yields the protein MGKAWRVLGVSTFAFVVCFAVWMMFGVIGIPIRKELGLNATEFGLLTATPVLSGAVLRLPLGIWTDRFGGRAVMTALLLACAIPVWLVSYASQLWQFLLIGLILGAVGASFAVGTPYVARFFPAARRGLAMGVFGAGTSGAALNLFVAPWIVNHYGWQMVPRVYAVALLATAALFWLLSAPDPGVDPARKAPGLGAQLRVLRDPRVWKYCQYYSLTFGGFTALSLWMPQYFIGEYGVAIATASALAASFSLPAGMLRALGGALSDKFGAHATTWWVLWLAWIVLFLLSYPQTELIVHTIRGPAQFGIGLNLWMFVPLLFALGVALAFGMASTFKYLGDDFSDNLGVVTGIVGLAGGLAGFLLPILWGALLDFLGIRSSAFMLLYGIVWVSLILIYVTEVRRVDYPGSHDLHPAPQPEHTQH from the coding sequence ATGGGCAAGGCATGGCGAGTGTTGGGCGTAAGCACGTTCGCGTTCGTGGTGTGCTTTGCGGTGTGGATGATGTTCGGCGTGATCGGCATCCCGATCCGCAAGGAACTGGGCCTCAACGCCACCGAGTTCGGCCTGCTCACCGCGACTCCGGTCCTCAGCGGCGCGGTGTTGCGGCTGCCGCTGGGCATCTGGACCGACCGCTTCGGCGGCCGCGCGGTGATGACGGCGCTGCTGCTGGCCTGCGCGATTCCCGTATGGCTGGTTTCGTACGCCAGCCAGTTGTGGCAATTCCTGTTGATCGGCCTGATCCTGGGCGCGGTGGGCGCATCGTTCGCGGTGGGCACGCCCTACGTCGCACGGTTCTTCCCCGCCGCGCGCCGCGGCCTCGCAATGGGCGTGTTCGGCGCCGGCACCAGCGGCGCGGCGCTCAACCTGTTCGTCGCGCCGTGGATCGTCAACCACTACGGCTGGCAGATGGTGCCGCGCGTATACGCGGTGGCGCTGCTCGCGACCGCGGCGCTGTTCTGGCTGCTCTCCGCCCCCGACCCGGGGGTCGATCCGGCGCGCAAGGCGCCCGGCCTCGGTGCGCAGTTGCGCGTGCTGCGCGATCCGCGCGTGTGGAAGTACTGCCAGTACTACTCGCTGACCTTCGGCGGTTTCACCGCGCTGTCGCTGTGGATGCCGCAGTATTTCATCGGCGAATACGGCGTGGCGATCGCCACCGCGTCGGCGCTGGCCGCCAGCTTCTCGCTGCCGGCGGGCATGCTGCGCGCGCTCGGCGGCGCGCTGTCCGACAAGTTCGGCGCGCACGCGACGACGTGGTGGGTGCTGTGGCTGGCGTGGATCGTGTTGTTCCTTTTGTCCTATCCGCAGACCGAACTGATCGTGCACACGATCCGCGGTCCGGCGCAGTTCGGCATCGGCCTCAACCTGTGGATGTTCGTGCCGCTGCTGTTCGCGCTGGGCGTCGCGCTGGCGTTCGGCATGGCTTCCACCTTCAAATACCTCGGCGACGATTTCTCCGACAACCTCGGCGTCGTCACCGGCATCGTGGGCCTGGCCGGCGGCCTCGCCGGTTTCCTGCTGCCGATCCTGTGGGGCGCGCTGCTCGACTTCCTGGGCATCCGCTCCAGCGCGTTCATGCTCTTGTACGGCATCGTGTGGGTCTCGCTGATCCTGATCTACGTGACCGAAGTCAGGCGCGTGGATTACCCCGGCAGCCACGACCTGCATCCTGCGCCGCAACCCGAACACACCCAGCACTGA
- a CDS encoding glycosyl transferase family protein — MQTAVLTQEHHLVAGFARATPPPAALRVEAFDREQLLACARGQMFGEGNARLPSPPMLMFDRITRIADADGAYGKGEIRAELDIHPDLWFFACHFAGDPVMPGCLGLDAMWQLTGFFLPWLGEPGRGRALGVGQVRFTGQVLPSAKRVRYEIDIRRVLRGKLRMVIADGRTFVDDRLIYEAGDLRVGLFQSTEGF, encoded by the coding sequence ATGCAGACTGCCGTACTGACCCAGGAACACCATCTCGTTGCGGGCTTTGCGCGCGCCACGCCACCGCCGGCCGCGCTGCGCGTGGAGGCGTTCGATCGCGAACAACTGCTCGCCTGCGCCCGCGGCCAGATGTTCGGCGAGGGCAATGCGCGCCTGCCGAGTCCGCCGATGCTGATGTTCGATCGCATCACCCGCATCGCCGACGCCGACGGCGCGTACGGCAAGGGCGAGATCCGTGCCGAACTCGACATCCACCCGGATCTTTGGTTCTTCGCCTGTCACTTCGCGGGCGATCCGGTGATGCCGGGTTGCCTCGGCCTCGACGCGATGTGGCAGCTCACCGGCTTCTTCCTGCCGTGGCTCGGCGAACCCGGACGCGGCCGCGCGCTGGGCGTGGGCCAGGTCCGCTTCACCGGGCAGGTGCTGCCGAGCGCGAAGCGCGTGCGCTACGAAATCGACATCCGCCGCGTGCTGCGCGGCAAGCTGCGGATGGTGATCGCGGATGGCCGCACCTTCGTCGACGATCGCTTGATCTACGAAGCCGGCGATTTGCGCGTGGGCCTGTTCCAGTCCACCGAGGGTTTTTGA
- a CDS encoding Nitrous-oxide reductase: MNDESSKVRDPTTTPDPGATGVQPGDPSRRKFMKEAAVAGLAGAAGLALAACGKQTGGAASSAAATSAAAKATEAKGVPEDFVAPGQLDEYYGIWSGGQSGEVRLLGLPSMRELMRVPVFNPDFTIGWGVTNESKRVLGPNFPPGGDCHHPHMSQTDGHYDGRYVFINDKAHTRVARIRCDVWRTDRIIDIPNVQAIHGLRVQRAPRTGYVFANGEEQVPSPNDGRDLDDPKKYQTMFSAIDGDTMNVAWQVVVDGNLDNTEADYAGKYAVSTCYNSEGGVTLAEMMQAERDWVVVFNIARIEAAVKKGDFKTIGNSKVPVLDGRHGSPLTMYIPIPKNPHGINASPDGKYVVANGKLSPTVSIIEWAKIDDWFDGKFKDPREAVVAEPELGLGPLHTAYDGRGNAYTTLFIDSQVVKWNIADAIAAHGGKKVNYLRQKLDVAFQPGHNHSSMGETRDADGKWLVSLNKFSKDRFLPTGPLHPDNDQLIDISGDTMKLVADGPVYPEPHDCILLHKRFLVDKVKKTWDVNDPFFAETVAFAKSQGVNVRADNKVIRQGKKVFVYMTSAAPVFGLTDFKVKKGDEVTVVVTNIDPIEDVSHGFCIVNYGVNFEISPGATASATFTADKAGVYWYYCTFFCHALHMEMKGRMLVEA, encoded by the coding sequence ATGAACGACGAATCCAGCAAGGTCCGCGATCCGACCACCACGCCCGATCCTGGCGCGACCGGCGTCCAGCCGGGCGACCCGTCGCGCCGCAAATTCATGAAGGAAGCTGCCGTCGCCGGCCTCGCCGGTGCGGCGGGCCTCGCGCTCGCCGCCTGCGGCAAGCAGACCGGCGGCGCGGCCAGCAGCGCCGCCGCGACGTCCGCCGCCGCGAAAGCCACCGAAGCGAAAGGCGTGCCGGAAGACTTCGTCGCGCCCGGCCAGCTCGACGAGTACTACGGCATCTGGAGTGGCGGCCAATCCGGCGAAGTGCGCCTGCTGGGCTTGCCCTCGATGCGCGAACTGATGCGCGTCCCGGTGTTCAACCCCGACTTCACGATCGGCTGGGGCGTCACCAACGAGAGCAAGCGCGTGCTGGGGCCGAACTTCCCGCCCGGCGGTGATTGCCACCATCCGCACATGAGCCAGACCGACGGCCACTACGACGGCCGCTACGTCTTCATCAACGACAAGGCGCACACGCGCGTGGCGCGCATCCGCTGCGACGTGTGGCGCACCGACCGCATCATCGACATCCCCAACGTGCAGGCGATCCACGGCCTGCGCGTGCAGCGCGCGCCGCGCACCGGCTACGTGTTCGCCAACGGCGAGGAACAGGTGCCGTCGCCGAACGACGGCCGCGACCTCGACGATCCGAAGAAATACCAGACGATGTTCTCCGCGATCGACGGCGACACCATGAACGTCGCCTGGCAGGTCGTGGTGGACGGCAACCTCGACAACACCGAGGCCGACTACGCGGGCAAGTACGCGGTTTCCACCTGCTACAACAGCGAAGGCGGCGTGACGCTGGCGGAAATGATGCAGGCCGAGCGCGACTGGGTGGTGGTGTTCAACATCGCGCGCATCGAGGCCGCGGTGAAGAAGGGCGACTTCAAGACCATCGGCAACTCCAAGGTGCCGGTGCTGGACGGCCGCCACGGTTCGCCGCTGACGATGTACATCCCGATCCCCAAGAACCCGCACGGCATCAACGCCAGCCCCGATGGCAAGTACGTCGTGGCCAACGGCAAGCTCTCGCCCACCGTGTCGATCATCGAATGGGCGAAGATCGACGACTGGTTCGACGGCAAGTTCAAGGATCCGCGCGAAGCGGTGGTCGCCGAACCCGAACTGGGCTTGGGGCCGCTGCACACGGCCTACGACGGCCGCGGCAACGCCTACACCACGCTGTTCATCGACAGCCAGGTGGTGAAGTGGAACATCGCCGACGCGATCGCCGCGCACGGCGGCAAGAAGGTCAACTACCTGCGCCAGAAGCTCGACGTGGCCTTCCAGCCCGGCCACAACCATTCCTCGATGGGCGAGACGCGCGACGCCGACGGCAAGTGGCTGGTGTCGCTCAACAAGTTCTCGAAGGATCGCTTCCTGCCCACGGGGCCGCTGCATCCCGACAACGACCAGTTGATCGACATTTCCGGCGACACGATGAAACTGGTGGCCGACGGCCCGGTGTATCCGGAACCGCACGATTGCATCCTGCTGCACAAGCGCTTCCTGGTGGACAAGGTGAAGAAGACCTGGGACGTGAACGACCCGTTCTTCGCCGAGACCGTCGCGTTCGCCAAGAGCCAGGGCGTCAACGTGCGCGCCGACAACAAGGTGATCCGCCAGGGCAAGAAGGTGTTCGTGTACATGACCTCGGCCGCGCCCGTGTTCGGCCTCACCGACTTCAAGGTGAAGAAGGGCGACGAAGTGACGGTGGTGGTGACGAACATTGATCCCATTGAGGATGTCAGCCACGGGTTCTGCATCGTGAACTACGGCGTCAACTTCGAGATCAGCCCCGGAGCCACCGCGTCGGCGACCTTCACCGCCGACAAGGCCGGCGTGTACTGGTACTACTGCACCTTCTTCTGCCATGCGCTGCACATGGAGATGAAGGGGCGGATGCTGGTCGAGGCTTGA